Genomic segment of Bradyrhizobium diazoefficiens:
CATCGCAGGCTTCGGCACCGACGCACTGCGCAAGATCGCCGTCGACGCCGATCATCGGATCGACGTCGCGGCGCTGCGCGCGCAGATCGCGATCGATCGCGAGGTCGGCTTCAAGCCGTTCCTGGTCACGGCGTCCGCCGGCACCGTCGACATCGGCGCGATCGACGATCTCGAGGCGATTGCGGATTTGTGCCGCGAGGAGGGGATCTGGTTTCACGTCGACGGCGCCTTCGGCGCGCTCGCGATCCTCTCGCCCGAGCTCGCGCCGCTGCTCGACGGCATTGCGCTCGCAGATTCAATCGCGCTCGATTTCCACAAATGGGGGCAGGTGCCTTATGACGCCGGCTTCCTGCTGGTGCGCGACGGCGAACGGCATCGGCAGGCCTTCGCGCAGCCGGCGGCCTATCTGAGCCGCGAGGCGAGGGGACTTGCGGCCGGCGCTGTCTGGCCGTGCGATCTCGGTCCCGATCTGTCGCGCGGCTTCCGTGCACTGAAGACCTGGTTCACGCTGAAGACGTTCGGCACCGAGCGGCTGGGTGCGATGATCGCGCGAAGCTGCGCACTGGCAAAATATCTGGAGACGCGCGTGCTCGCCGACCCGCGGCTCGAGCTGCTTGCGCCGGTCAACCTCAACATCGTCTGCTTCCGCTACCGTGCCGATGATGCGGTCAATCGCGAGATCGTCGCCGACGTCCAGGAGTCCGGCATTGCGGCGCCGTCGAGCACGACGCTGGACGGCAAGTTCGCGATCCGTGCAGCGATCGTCAATCATCGCACCGCGGAGACGGATATCGACGCACTGGTGTCGGCCGTGATCAAATTCGGTGCGCTGCGGACCGGCGGATTGATCGAGGTCGAGGCGCCGCCGCTCGCGGCGCAGTGACCGTCATCGGCTGAAACGACAACGGCCCCGGAGATGATCCGGGGCCGTTTTCGTCTGCGCGGATGTCGCTGAGATCAGGCGGCCGTGCTGACGTCGGCCTCGGGATGCGCGGCGTTGTATTGGTCGCGCAGCTTCTCTTCATAGGCGATCAGCTTGCGGGCATCCTTCAGCGCCCGGTAGAGGTCGCCATTGAGGATGTTGTTGTTGATGGCCTCGATGATCGGCCAGGAGCTCGGCACGGCGGTGACGATGTCACGCACCAGGTTGAAATAGGTGCCGTGCTGGGTCTGCGGGTCCGGCGAGATGTACATCAGCTGGACCGCCAGATAGACGAGCTTGGCCGGCGTATCGGCGGTCTCGGGCGTGAGAATGTCGCGCTCGCGCAGGATTGGCACGTTGTCGCCGTCGATCAGCAGGCGGGCGCGCTGATCGGTGTTGGTGATGACGCAGTTGCCGACAATGATGCGTTCGTGCGGCCTGAGCTCGACCTTGAGGGCCATTGCCTGTTCTCCATCAACGCTTTCGTAACCGAGCGTGAGTTGGGGCGGATCATGGCGCAATAGTCCATCAAGACTAGTTAACGAGTTATGAATCTCTGGCGGATGCGCCAAAAAGCTCAATTATTTCAATTGTAAAGCGGTGCGACGTCGCCTCGTCGCCCGAGGCCAGCTCGTCCGAATCACGTCGCGACTCAGCGAAAGCGGCGGTTTCATTTCATGCTTCGTTAGAGTCTCGGAGCCACGGTCCGCTGGTCGCTGGCTCAATCAAGATCCCAGCAGACGCGTAACAGTAGCGTCGTTTACCAGAAAGGTAACACCCAATGTCCGGTATCGTTCTCTCCGCATCGGTTCGTCAGAACCTGCTCTCCCTCCAGTCCACCGCTGATCTTCTCGCCACCACGCAGAACCGTCTGTCGACGGGCAAGAGCGTGAACTCGGCCCTGGACAACCCGACCAACTTCTTCACGGCCCAGTCGCTCGACAACCGCGCCAGCGACATCAACAACCTCCTCGACAACATCGGCAACGGCGTGCAGGTGCTGCAGGCTGCCAACACCGGCATCACCTCGCTGCAGAAGCTCGTCGACTCCGCGAAGTCGATCGCCAACCAGGCGCTGCAGACCACCGTCGGCTACTCCACCAAGTCCAACGTCTCCACCACGATCTCCGGTGCGACGGCCGCCGACCTGCGTGGCACCACCTCCTTTGCCAGCGCGACCGCGCTGAGCAGCGTGCTGTATGACGGCGCGGCTGGCGGCACCACGGCTGCGGGCGGCACCACCACGCTCGGCGCGACGCAGGGCTCGGACGCAGGTATTGCGGCGACCGCATCCGACGGCTCGACCGCCCTGACGGGCGCGATCACGCTGCTCGGCACCACCGCCGCCAGCAAGCTCACCACGGCGCCCGCCGACGGTGACACCCTGACGGTGAACGGCAAGACCATCACCTTCCGTGCCGGTGCGGCTCCGGCTTCGACCGCTGTTGCGAGCGGCTCGGGCGTGAGCGGCAATCTCGTCACCGACGGCAGCGGCAACACCACCGTCTATCTCGGCACCAACGCGACGCCGGCTGCGAGCGTCAGCGACGTCCTGACCGCGATCGATCTCGCCAGCGGCGTGAAGACCGCGACGATCTCCGCGGGTGCCGCGACCATCGGTGCGGCCTCCGCTGCATCGCCTTCGGCTGTCGCCGGCGGTATCGTGACTCTCAAGAGCTCGACGGGTGCGGATCTGTCCGTCACGGGCAACGCCGACTTCCTGCACGAACTCGGTCTCACCAGCGCAACGGGTGGCGGCAATGCGACGGTCACTGCGACCCGCACGGCTAGCTCGTCCTCGCTGGGCGCGCTGGTCTCGGACGGTTCGACGCTGAACGTCGACGGCCATGTCATCACCTTCAAGAACGCGCCGGTCCCCGGCTCGTCCAACGCTCCGGCGGTTCCGAGCGGCTTCGGTGTCAGCGGCAACGTCCAGACCGACGGCGCCGGCAACTCGACGGTCTATCTCCAGGGCGGGTCGGTCAACGACGTGCTGAAGGCGATCGATCTTGCCACCGGCGTGCAGACCGCCTCGATC
This window contains:
- the flbT gene encoding flagellar biosynthesis repressor FlbT; amino-acid sequence: MALKVELRPHERIIVGNCVITNTDQRARLLIDGDNVPILRERDILTPETADTPAKLVYLAVQLMYISPDPQTQHGTYFNLVRDIVTAVPSSWPIIEAINNNILNGDLYRALKDARKLIAYEEKLRDQYNAAHPEADVSTAA
- a CDS encoding DUF1522 domain-containing protein — its product is MSGIVLSASVRQNLLSLQSTADLLATTQNRLSTGKSVNSALDNPTNFFTAQSLDNRASDINNLLDNIGNGVQVLQAANTGITSLQKLVDSAKSIANQALQTTVGYSTKSNVSTTISGATAADLRGTTSFASATALSSVLYDGAAGGTTAAGGTTTLGATQGSDAGIAATASDGSTALTGAITLLGTTAASKLTTAPADGDTLTVNGKTITFRAGAAPASTAVASGSGVSGNLVTDGSGNTTVYLGTNATPAASVSDVLTAIDLASGVKTATISAGAATIGAASAASPSAVAGGIVTLKSSTGADLSVTGNADFLHELGLTSATGGGNATVTATRTASSSSLGALVSDGSTLNVDGHVITFKNAPVPGSSNAPAVPSGFGVSGNVQTDGAGNSTVYLQGGSVNDVLKAIDLATGVQTASIGATGTATLSTASGQINSSINASGQLKLSTGVNADLSITGTGNALNVLGFAGNTGTGTAFTAARTSGVGGLTGKTLTFSSFNGGTAVNVTFGDGTNGTVKTLDQLNSSLQANNLTATIDANGLLTVSTTNDYASSTIGSSSAGGSIGGTLTSALTFSTASSPVQDTVAQTSRANLVSQYNNILSQIDSTSQDSSFNGVNLLNGDQLKLTFDETGKSSLNITGVTYNSKGLGLASLTSGVDFIDNSATNKVLSNLNAASSTLRSEASSLGSNLSVVQVRQDFNKNLINVLQTGSSNLTLADTNVEAANSQALSTRQSIAVSALSLANQSQQSVLQLLR
- a CDS encoding aspartate aminotransferase family protein, whose translation is MNEIIRNTQAVVTNGSLDPQDWSEFRTLAHRMLDEAIDGIANVRARPVWQAIPDEVRAAVRTDLPRGATDLAEVYREFSEHVAPYATGNVHPGFMGWVHGGGTAVGMVAEMLAAGLNANLGGRDHMPIEVERQIVDWMRGLFGFPQGASGIFVTGTSMANLMAVLVARTSALGTLARQHGIGNDGALLTAYASKAAHGCISRAMDIAGFGTDALRKIAVDADHRIDVAALRAQIAIDREVGFKPFLVTASAGTVDIGAIDDLEAIADLCREEGIWFHVDGAFGALAILSPELAPLLDGIALADSIALDFHKWGQVPYDAGFLLVRDGERHRQAFAQPAAYLSREARGLAAGAVWPCDLGPDLSRGFRALKTWFTLKTFGTERLGAMIARSCALAKYLETRVLADPRLELLAPVNLNIVCFRYRADDAVNREIVADVQESGIAAPSSTTLDGKFAIRAAIVNHRTAETDIDALVSAVIKFGALRTGGLIEVEAPPLAAQ